Sequence from the bacterium genome:
AACATGATTCATCCGATAAGAAAAATTGAATCCCAGGGAAATAAGAAAATCATCTTGACCGAGCGGGGTTATGCTTTCGGTTACAACGACCTGATCGTTGATCCGAGGAGTTTTTATGAGTTGAATCGATTCGGATATCCGGTAGTTTTCGATATCACTCATTCTGTAAGAAAGTATGGAATTCCCAGTGCCGACCCGGCCGGCGGAATGCGACAATATCTGCCCGCGCTCGGCAGGGCAGGTGTTGCGGCAGGTGTTGATGGCATATTTATGGAAGTTCACCCGGATCCGGCTGTTGCAAAATGCGACGGGGCCAGCCAGATGAAACTCGCCGATTTGGAAGAATTCATCAAGCCGTTGATTGAAATTCATCAAATAGAAAAGCAGTGCAGATGAAGGACCCGTCGGAATTATTTTCGGAGCTGGGTGGAAACTTCCTGACATCTCCTGAAAATATCCTGAAGAAATATTCGAAGATCCATGCCGTTGTTTTTGACTGGGACGGCGTGTTCAATAGTGGAGTGAAGTTCAGCCAGGAAGGAAGCCTCTTTTCCGAACCGGATGCCATGGGGACCAATCTCCTGCGGTTCAATTATTTTCTTCTGCACAAAAAAATGCTTCGCACCTTCATGATCACCGGAATGAACAATACTTCCGCAGTAAATTTTGGCCGGAGGGAAAATTTTGATGCAATTTTCTTGAATTATAAACACAAGGAAGAAGCTCTCGAAATCATAGGCACGCAATTTGATTGCAGCCCCGATCGAACGGCATTTATTTGTGATGATGTACTGGACCTGGGTGTGGCTAAACTCTGCTTGCTGGCATTTTTTGTGAGGAGAAAAGCAAGTCCTCTGACGGAGAAATATGTGCGTGAAAATCAATGCTGTGATTACGTCACGGGAAGGGAGGGAGGCGAGTTTGCCGTCAGGGAAATATGCGAGCTGCTCATAGGCTTAACCGGAAGGTTTAACGAAACCATTGAGAAGCGTATTCGGTTTCAGGGCTCATTTAAAGAATACTCTAAGGCAAGACAGAAAGTTACTACACAGGTATTTACGTCGAGTTGATGATTGCATTATGAATATTCAGTCGATTCGTCGCATCGATTACTGGACCGGGATACCAATTTGTTTTTTGCTTTCGATACTGAATACTCTTGAGCAGATGCTGGGCATCCGGAAAATCAAGGCCGAGGAAGAACCTCGAAAAATCCTTTTCCTGTTGATTTCCGAGCTGGGGAGCACGGTCGTTGCGTATCCTGCTTTTCGAAAGGTTCGCGGGAACCTCGTGACGCATCGTGTTTTGTACAGCCAAAACCGCCATATGGTTTACAATTTCCTTGCCCTCAGTCAAGCGTTATGGTCTTCGGATGCCGGGCAGCCATTTTTGAAGAAGACTCTGAAAAATGAATCGATTGAGCTACCGAAGATTCGTTCCGCGGTAACGGAAAAGGATGCGTTGTGGGCCAAGTTAAAACGATTCCACGATGCAATCGGTCCGGGTTGCAAGCTGATTGTCTTGAATCCGAATGCCAGCGCGCTTCTCCCATTACGCAAATGGCCGCTCGATTTCTACGGCAGGTTGGCCCGCCTTCTTCTGCAGGACCCGGACTTGTACATTGCGTGTATCGGCGTTGCTTCGGAAAAGCCTGATGCGCAAGCTGTGATTCGGATGGCAGCGAATGATAGGGTAATCGATCTGACGGGTGAGACAACCCTGCGGGAGCTGGTGATCCTTTTTAACATCAGCCGTCTTCTGATTACGAGCGACTGTGGGCCTGCTCACATTGCCTGTCTGAGCAGCGTTCCCATTTTGATTTTTTTCGGACCGGAAACTCCCACTCTTTTTTCTCCCTTGAGCCCGCGCGTAAAAGTGCTGGCAAGATTACGCATGCTCTCCCTGTGTGTCTGTCTATAATCACCGGCAAAGTCCGTGTACCAATAATCTGTGTCTTCAATCGATCACTCCGGAAACCGTATTCACCATTGCGGCACAAATAATGGAAGCCGATCGGATCGGGGATTCACGGAGCTGGAACGCAATGCCGGTTTGATCCGGATGGAGGGCACACCGGATCAATCGATGTCGCTTCTTCGCCGCTACCAAAACGATTTGGTAGCTCTGGCAGTGATTGCAATTGTTTTCGGATTGATGTGCGCCATATCCTGGCAGAAATGGGCTTCGGCATCCATTGATGGCGGCGCAGCAATGAACGTTCCCTTGCGGTTGCTGAATGGCGAGTCATTATACTCCCAGGTCTATTTTCTATACGGTCCGCTAGGGCCTTATCTAAACGCACTGTTATTCAAAATATTCGGTGTTCATCTCAGTGTGTTATACGTTGCAGGAATCGTATCTTCCTTTCTGCTGGTGCTGTTCACATATCTGCTTGGAAAGCAGTTTATGGGAACGATGGAAGCCACATTGGCCGCTCTCGCGGTAGAAGCGCTTTGTATTTTCAAACATGGAGCGCATTCGATATTCCCCTACACCTTTTCGGCCCTTTATGGGACTCTGCTTGGGATAGCTGCGCTGGGCCTGCAAATCCGTTACACAGCGAGTCAAAAGTCCGCTCATCTCCTCTTGTCAGGAATCCTGGGAGGACTTGCGCTGATCTGCAAACAGGAGTTCGGGTTCGCGATCCTGGCATCCACATTCGCTCTGTCAATCTCAGCTCGTCCCGGGCAGAGAATCGGTGTATTAGTCTATGCGCTGCTTCCGGCTCTGGCCATCCCGGTTTTCACTTACATTACACTCGCTCTTCGAATGCCATACAGCGTGTTGTTCAAGGACACCTTCTTCCTACCGCACCATATTCCCTGGGAGCAAATCTATTACAACAGCATGAGAACGGGAATGAATGACATCGGCAAAACGATGATGGAGTTTGCCGGCGCAACGATGATTGTTTCCTCATTCGCAGCTTTGATTGGGTTGATCAGCGTTTGCTTTTCCCGGCCAGCCGGTCAGGAGCAGGTTGCAATTCGGAGGCGCTGGATCCGATGGCTTTCTTTGCTTGGCGGTGGAAGCTCGACCCTACTTCTTGTGATT
This genomic interval carries:
- a CDS encoding phosphatase; this translates as MKDPSELFSELGGNFLTSPENILKKYSKIHAVVFDWDGVFNSGVKFSQEGSLFSEPDAMGTNLLRFNYFLLHKKMLRTFMITGMNNTSAVNFGRRENFDAIFLNYKHKEEALEIIGTQFDCSPDRTAFICDDVLDLGVAKLCLLAFFVRRKASPLTEKYVRENQCCDYVTGREGGEFAVREICELLIGLTGRFNETIEKRIRFQGSFKEYSKARQKVTTQVFTSS
- a CDS encoding glycosyltransferase family 39 protein — encoded protein: MSSIDHSGNRIHHCGTNNGSRSDRGFTELERNAGLIRMEGTPDQSMSLLRRYQNDLVALAVIAIVFGLMCAISWQKWASASIDGGAAMNVPLRLLNGESLYSQVYFLYGPLGPYLNALLFKIFGVHLSVLYVAGIVSSFLLVLFTYLLGKQFMGTMEATLAALAVEALCIFKHGAHSIFPYTFSALYGTLLGIAALGLQIRYTASQKSAHLLLSGILGGLALICKQEFGFAILASTFALSISARPGQRIGVLVYALLPALAIPVFTYITLALRMPYSVLFKDTFFLPHHIPWEQIYYNSMRTGMNDIGKTMMEFAGATMIVSSFAALIGLISVCFSRPAGQEQVAIRRRWIRWLSLLGGGSSTLLLVILFILGTVVYVSPLRALPLLCGLLLYGYLRRDKDWRSQAVPRSIFLLSVYSLAVLARVITRVPSGGAYGLLQPVPLLAFVYSVAAAYPRPFSRFSRAQDYARVIVLILCSLTITISLLGTVNRYRKEPRFTLQTNRGTMRIDVAEGPAFKAALNFINQNTGPHEFILGMPEGTCLNFLASRPAPLRYEVLTPGFLNLQAEKQAIQQLREKQVKFVFLINRPTSEFGATAFGRDYYRVLMQWIEQNYQLATVFGQEVSTDSQIGDKNFFIKCYKLKDRF